One window of Novosphingobium sp. P6W genomic DNA carries:
- a CDS encoding N-succinylarginine dihydrolase, with protein MLTEINFDGIVGPSHNYAGLSLGNLASAKNFGKISAPRAAALQGLAKMRANLERGLPQGLFLPQRRPDEAWLNLLGTTVEDAGPVLRANALSASSMWAANAATVSPAPDSADGRCHLTVANLATMPHRSHEWRETLAQLQIAFANPQHFAVHAPVPPPFGDEGAANHMRLCAAHGSPGIEVFVYGVAGGPFPARQHREASEAVARIHGLAPERTVFARQSDEAIAAGAFHNDVVAVANERVLFTHELAFADRDALYAELREKLPEIEIVEVPAAAVSLADAISSYLFNAQLVTLPSGEMALVLPGEARETPAVWQWLEAHVAGNGPIRHLFVHDLRESMANGGGPACLRLRVVADPDAVDQRFMATPEKLDRIEALVARLWPERIAVEDLSNPALWRACLEARAALCAELGLEELNRASF; from the coding sequence ATGCTCACCGAAATCAACTTCGACGGCATCGTCGGCCCCAGCCACAACTACGCCGGCCTGAGCCTTGGCAATCTCGCCTCGGCAAAGAACTTCGGCAAAATCTCGGCGCCCCGTGCGGCGGCCTTGCAGGGCCTCGCCAAGATGCGCGCCAATCTGGAGCGCGGACTGCCGCAGGGCCTGTTCCTGCCCCAGCGCCGCCCGGACGAGGCATGGCTGAACCTGCTGGGCACCACGGTGGAAGATGCTGGCCCCGTCTTGCGGGCCAACGCCTTGTCGGCCTCCTCGATGTGGGCCGCCAATGCCGCCACCGTTTCGCCCGCGCCGGACAGCGCGGACGGGCGCTGCCATCTGACCGTCGCCAATCTCGCCACGATGCCGCACCGCAGCCACGAATGGCGCGAGACGCTGGCGCAGCTGCAAATCGCTTTCGCCAACCCCCAGCATTTCGCCGTCCACGCCCCGGTCCCGCCGCCCTTCGGAGACGAAGGCGCTGCCAACCACATGCGCCTTTGCGCCGCGCACGGATCGCCGGGCATCGAGGTCTTCGTCTACGGCGTGGCGGGCGGCCCCTTCCCCGCGCGCCAGCACCGCGAGGCCAGCGAGGCAGTCGCCCGCATCCACGGCCTGGCGCCTGAACGCACCGTCTTCGCGCGCCAGTCGGACGAAGCCATCGCCGCCGGCGCGTTCCACAACGACGTGGTCGCCGTCGCCAACGAGCGCGTGCTGTTCACGCACGAACTCGCCTTTGCAGACCGGGACGCCCTCTATGCCGAGCTTCGCGAAAAGCTGCCCGAGATCGAGATCGTCGAAGTCCCCGCCGCTGCGGTCAGCCTGGCGGATGCGATCAGTTCCTATCTGTTCAACGCCCAGTTGGTGACACTGCCCTCAGGCGAAATGGCATTGGTCCTTCCCGGCGAAGCGCGCGAAACGCCTGCGGTGTGGCAGTGGCTGGAAGCCCACGTCGCCGGGAACGGCCCGATCCGCCACCTTTTCGTCCACGACCTGCGCGAAAGCATGGCCAACGGCGGCGGCCCCGCCTGCCTGCGTTTGCGCGTGGTGGCAGACCCGGACGCGGTCGACCAGCGCTTCATGGCCACGCCGGAAAAGCTGGACCGCATCGAAGCGCTGGTGGCGCGCCTGTGGCCCGAACGCATCGCGGTGGAGGACCTGTCCAACCCCGCGCTATGGCGCGCCTGCCTCGAAGCGCGGGCCGCCCTTTGCGCCGAACTCGGCCTGGAGGAACTGAACAGGGCATCGTTCTGA
- a CDS encoding HAD family phosphatase, giving the protein MATLSRPVRSPTLPDPIRAAIFDMDGTLLDTEAAQHRAFEDTGEALGCPVPAEILKSMVGVNRDANEIMLADRMGPDFPLARFYADSDALFEAAVNAGLPLRPGAQLILDHFRDTGVPLALCTSTIGGKAQERLEQAGLLHYFEVVVTRSDVTNAKPHPEPYLLAARLLGVDPADCVAVEDSYAGVRSATAAGIATVMVPDLLPATEEQTLITAQVLPSLTALRDLLLTATAA; this is encoded by the coding sequence ATGGCCACTTTATCTCGACCCGTCCGCTCGCCCACTCTGCCCGATCCGATCCGCGCCGCGATCTTCGACATGGACGGCACCCTGCTCGATACCGAGGCCGCGCAGCACCGCGCTTTCGAGGATACCGGGGAAGCGCTCGGCTGTCCGGTCCCGGCGGAAATCCTGAAATCGATGGTCGGCGTGAACCGCGATGCGAACGAGATCATGCTCGCCGACCGGATGGGCCCGGACTTTCCGCTGGCCCGGTTCTACGCGGACTCCGACGCGCTTTTCGAAGCTGCCGTCAACGCCGGCCTGCCCCTGCGTCCGGGTGCGCAGCTGATCCTCGACCATTTCCGCGACACCGGCGTGCCGCTGGCGCTATGCACCTCCACCATAGGCGGCAAGGCGCAGGAGCGGCTGGAACAGGCCGGGTTGCTGCACTATTTCGAAGTGGTGGTCACCCGCAGCGATGTGACGAACGCCAAGCCGCACCCGGAACCCTACCTGCTCGCCGCGCGGCTGCTGGGGGTCGATCCGGCCGACTGCGTAGCAGTGGAAGACAGCTATGCCGGAGTGCGATCGGCCACCGCCGCCGGGATCGCCACCGTCATGGTGCCCGATCTTTTGCCCGCCACCGAGGAGCAGACCTTGATCACCGCCCAGGTCCTGCCAAGCCTGACGGCGCTGCGCGACCTGCTGCTGACAGCCACCGCCGCCTGA
- the maiA gene encoding maleylacetoacetate isomerase, translating into MAAPLRLHDYHRSSTSYRVRIALNLKQLDHEIVPVNLLAREQQGEAFRALNPLGGVPVLEADGAPHPQSMAILEWLDERFPERPLLPAGIEDRFAARELAMAIATQLHAPLNPPVLEYLKLELGHAQADVDIWYWHWLERTLTGVEARLAARGTGDFLFDAPGYFECVLVPQLYNARRFAFDLEPYPHMVRIEAACLTEPAFVAAHPDKRPDAQQG; encoded by the coding sequence ATGGCCGCGCCGCTCCGCCTCCACGACTATCATCGCAGTTCCACCAGCTACCGCGTGCGCATCGCGTTGAACCTGAAGCAACTGGACCACGAGATCGTGCCGGTGAACCTGCTGGCGCGGGAGCAGCAGGGCGAAGCGTTCCGCGCCCTCAATCCCCTAGGGGGAGTGCCTGTGCTGGAGGCCGACGGGGCGCCTCACCCACAGTCGATGGCGATCCTGGAGTGGCTGGACGAACGGTTTCCGGAGCGCCCTTTGCTGCCCGCCGGCATAGAGGACCGCTTCGCTGCGCGCGAACTGGCGATGGCTATCGCCACGCAGCTTCACGCGCCGCTCAATCCCCCCGTGCTGGAATATCTGAAGCTCGAACTCGGCCACGCGCAGGCGGACGTCGATATCTGGTACTGGCACTGGCTGGAGCGGACCCTGACCGGCGTGGAAGCGCGGCTGGCAGCGCGGGGCACAGGCGATTTCCTGTTCGATGCCCCGGGTTACTTCGAGTGCGTGCTGGTGCCGCAGCTATACAACGCCCGGCGCTTCGCCTTCGACCTTGAGCCTTATCCGCATATGGTCCGCATAGAGGCTGCCTGCCTTACGGAACCGGCATTCGTTGCCGCGCATCCGGACAAGCGACCGGACGCCCAGCAAGGATAG
- a CDS encoding VOC family protein, which translates to MQKAPKLGGIHHVAYRCRDAKETVTFYRDVMGMDFMLAIAEDTVPSTGAPDPYMHVFLDCGGGNVLAFFELPNAPEMGRDEATPAWVQHIAFKVDSEADLLAAKARAEAAGLEVVGPTHHGVFKSVYFFDPNGHRLELAWQFGSADQMASLKAVALDMLDEWAVTRKAPRHAAWLHEKIAAES; encoded by the coding sequence ATGCAGAAAGCGCCAAAACTGGGCGGCATCCACCACGTGGCCTATCGCTGCCGTGATGCGAAGGAGACGGTCACGTTCTACCGCGATGTGATGGGCATGGATTTCATGCTCGCCATCGCCGAGGACACCGTGCCTTCCACCGGCGCGCCGGACCCGTACATGCACGTCTTCCTCGACTGCGGCGGCGGCAATGTGCTGGCCTTTTTCGAACTGCCAAATGCCCCCGAAATGGGCCGCGACGAGGCAACCCCGGCCTGGGTCCAGCACATCGCCTTCAAGGTGGACAGCGAAGCGGACCTTCTCGCCGCCAAGGCCCGCGCCGAGGCGGCCGGGCTGGAGGTGGTCGGCCCCACGCACCACGGCGTGTTCAAGTCGGTCTACTTCTTCGACCCCAATGGCCACCGGCTGGAATTGGCCTGGCAGTTCGGCTCGGCGGATCAGATGGCCAGCCTCAAGGCGGTGGCGCTCGACATGCTCGACGAGTGGGCGGTGACCCGCAAGGCCCCGCGCCACGCCGCCTGGCTCCACGAAAAAATCGCGGCGGAAAGCTGA
- the hppD gene encoding 4-hydroxyphenylpyruvate dioxygenase, with the protein MTDLFDNPIGLDGFEFVEFSAPERGLLEPVFTAMGFTKIARHRSKDVELWRQGAINFITNYEPHSPAWYFSREHGPSACGMGFRVTDARAAYAELLARSAEPVMVGTGPMELHLPGIRGIGNSIIYLIDRYEKDGNGALSIYDIDFEYLPGVDRHPVGAGFAEIDHLTHNVYGGRMAYWADFYEKLFNFREIRYFDIKGEYTGLTSRALTAPDGKIRIPLNEEKDGGKGQIDEFLRAFNGEGIQHIALICDDLVTAWDRLKALGVPFMTAPPETYYEMLAERLPGHGEPVDQLQSRGILLDGAVEDGRPRLLLQIFAEARVGPVFFEFIQRKGDDGFGNGNFKALFESMERDQVRRGVLKVEPAE; encoded by the coding sequence ATGACCGACCTGTTCGACAACCCCATCGGCCTGGACGGCTTCGAATTCGTCGAGTTTTCCGCGCCCGAAAGGGGCCTGCTGGAGCCGGTATTCACTGCGATGGGCTTCACGAAGATCGCGCGCCACCGCTCCAAGGACGTCGAACTGTGGCGGCAGGGTGCGATCAATTTCATCACCAATTACGAGCCGCATAGCCCCGCCTGGTACTTCAGCCGCGAACATGGCCCCTCGGCCTGCGGTATGGGCTTTCGCGTGACCGATGCCCGCGCCGCCTACGCCGAACTGCTCGCCCGCTCGGCCGAGCCGGTGATGGTCGGCACCGGGCCGATGGAACTGCACCTTCCCGGCATTCGCGGCATCGGCAATTCGATCATCTACCTGATCGATCGCTATGAGAAGGACGGTAACGGCGCGCTGTCGATCTACGACATCGATTTCGAATACCTCCCCGGCGTCGACCGTCATCCGGTGGGAGCTGGCTTTGCCGAGATCGACCACCTGACGCACAATGTCTACGGCGGGCGGATGGCCTACTGGGCGGACTTCTACGAAAAGCTCTTCAACTTCCGCGAAATCCGCTACTTCGACATCAAGGGCGAATATACCGGCCTGACCAGCAGGGCGCTGACCGCGCCCGACGGTAAGATCCGCATCCCGCTCAACGAGGAAAAGGACGGCGGCAAGGGCCAGATCGACGAATTCCTGCGCGCGTTCAATGGCGAGGGCATCCAGCATATCGCGCTGATCTGCGACGATCTCGTCACTGCGTGGGACCGCCTCAAGGCGCTGGGCGTGCCCTTCATGACCGCGCCGCCGGAAACCTATTACGAAATGCTGGCCGAGCGCCTGCCGGGCCACGGCGAGCCGGTCGATCAGTTGCAGTCGCGCGGCATCCTGCTCGACGGCGCTGTCGAAGATGGCCGCCCGCGCCTGCTGCTCCAGATTTTCGCCGAAGCGCGGGTGGGGCCAGTGTTCTTCGAGTTCATCCAGCGCAAGGGCGACGATGGCTTCGGCAACGGCAACTTCAAGGCCTTGTTCGAAAGCATGGAGCGCGATCAGGTCCGCCGCGGCGTGCTGAAGGTGGAGCCGGCGGAGTGA
- the phhA gene encoding phenylalanine 4-monooxygenase — MKKPCTQTSGSGLRGEYEGAADDYTVGQDWHAYTPQMHERWRRLFARQSALVETHACAAFREGLARLDCGQGIPRFEDANVILGAATGWQLVTVPGFIPDAVFFDHLAHRRFPVTRWLREEHELDYLVEPDVFHDFFGHVPMLLNPAIADFLELYGKAGARAMAMDALDMLARIYWYTIEFGLVREEGSLKVFGAGIISSSGETRFSIEDAHVLRLPFEAVRVMRTGYMIDSFQKTYFVLESLPQLIEALVHLDFGPVYETWRAHAPLPAGDALPGEIPISGEPA, encoded by the coding sequence ATGAAGAAGCCCTGCACCCAGACATCAGGCAGCGGCCTTCGGGGAGAGTACGAAGGCGCAGCCGACGATTACACCGTCGGGCAGGACTGGCACGCCTATACCCCGCAGATGCACGAGCGCTGGCGCCGTCTGTTCGCGCGCCAGTCTGCACTGGTGGAAACCCACGCTTGCGCCGCGTTCCGCGAAGGATTGGCGCGGCTGGACTGCGGGCAAGGCATTCCGCGTTTCGAGGACGCCAATGTCATCCTGGGTGCCGCGACCGGCTGGCAGCTGGTCACCGTGCCGGGCTTCATCCCCGACGCGGTGTTCTTCGACCATCTCGCTCACCGCCGCTTCCCGGTAACCCGCTGGCTGCGCGAGGAACATGAGCTGGACTACCTTGTCGAGCCTGACGTGTTCCACGATTTCTTCGGCCACGTGCCGATGCTGCTGAACCCCGCGATCGCCGATTTCCTGGAGCTTTACGGCAAGGCCGGCGCACGGGCGATGGCCATGGACGCGCTGGACATGCTGGCGCGCATCTACTGGTACACCATCGAATTCGGCCTTGTTCGTGAAGAGGGCAGCCTCAAGGTATTCGGCGCCGGCATCATCTCCTCCTCGGGCGAAACCCGCTTTTCGATCGAGGACGCGCACGTCCTGCGCCTGCCGTTCGAGGCGGTGCGGGTGATGCGCACCGGCTACATGATCGACAGCTTCCAGAAGACCTACTTCGTCCTCGAAAGCCTGCCGCAGCTGATCGAGGCGCTGGTGCACCTCGATTTCGGCCCGGTCTACGAAACCTGGCGCGCGCACGCGCCGCTGCCCGCAGGCGATGCGCTGCCGGGCGAAATCCCCATCTCTGGAGAACCCGCATGA
- a CDS encoding Lrp/AsnC family transcriptional regulator, translating to MQLDEFDRKIIAALREDARMPVAQIAERAALSATPVSRRIKRLEDEGVIRGYAPVLDPRKLGLELEAYVLINLNAHIDENIARFEQAIAENPHVIACHAVTGDMDYLVRVMARNVEHLSQITLRTLLRIPGVRDVKSIIVLETVKETQPVPLD from the coding sequence GTGCAGCTGGACGAATTCGACCGCAAGATCATCGCCGCCTTGCGTGAAGACGCCCGCATGCCTGTGGCGCAGATTGCCGAACGCGCGGCGCTGTCGGCCACCCCGGTCAGCCGCCGCATCAAACGGCTGGAGGATGAAGGTGTGATCCGGGGCTACGCTCCGGTGCTGGACCCACGCAAGCTGGGCCTCGAGCTGGAAGCCTATGTGCTGATAAACCTCAACGCCCACATCGACGAGAACATCGCCCGCTTCGAGCAGGCCATCGCCGAGAACCCGCACGTGATCGCCTGCCATGCGGTTACCGGCGACATGGATTATCTGGTGCGGGTGATGGCGCGCAACGTCGAACACCTCTCGCAGATAACGCTGCGCACCTTGCTGCGTATTCCGGGGGTGCGCGATGTGAAGTCGATCATCGTGCTGGAAACGGTGAAGGAAACGCAGCCCGTCCCGCTGGATTGA
- a CDS encoding NAD-glutamate dehydrogenase domain-containing protein translates to MSAGELTVSGKNRTATDKAGDKAGTKKQGGKAATARKPSEIHEAIVEEVRGALLPGDGPDDAGPEGGWIDEAARFLLAAAQQRTTGQPVIELASASEERRLMRIALVNDDMPFLVDSVAAAIAEAGLVIDRLVHPVVPVLRDAKGKLIGLPGDAADATGRESMIYVETPRADARQRRELLRSLETTLADVRAAVADWPQMVETMRADAERIDTAVIDKEGAELLRWFAGGMLTQLGHVTRTRDGVRSERLGVCRIDDEDVLSDVSYTRAFEAFDAALVQGNVHAPMAIKANRIATVHRRVPIDLFLVPVIEADKVTALSVHVGMWTSAALAAPPDRVPRLRGQLAAFSQRLELDPTGHTGKALAHALTSLPHDLVMGLGEADVERLAMTMTGLVDRPRPRLLITRSPLMRHIFAFVWLPRDMLSTQMQRRIQGMIEEAAQAPTLDWSLQVEAGNLAMLRYTLDVREGNHEPSEADLDSALQLLLRGWTEAVEAALAPVLEAGRAAAVAGRYAEAFPMGYRSDYGASEAALDIAHLRRAASGEVSEGNRDVRLHARDDDGAGQLRLKIYQSEGMLPLSDAVPALENFGFRVLGEVPTSLDKGKLGTIHDFTLELQGARPAHEVLELAPMIEDALRAVLNGGGENDAFNRLVPGLGLNSVEANWLRAWYRYLRQAGTHFGIPTVVDALLGAPTVTRGIVDLFEAIHDPAFEGDRARARKDAEEAIRTGLAGVGAINDDRLLRAFRDIVLAMLRTNAFAAAGHAALAFKFDSALVPGLPKPVPWREIFVYSQRVEGIHLRAGPIARGGLRWSDRRDDFRVEILGLMKAQRVKNAVIVPTGAKGGFYPKLLPDPSRDRAAWAAEGQGSYEVFVDTLLSITDNIVADKVVHPEGVVILDGEDPYFVVAADKGTAKFSDVANGIAEGRDFWLDDAFASGGSNGYDHKAMGITAKGAWLSVQRHFLEMGVDVQADPVRVVGCGDMSGDVFGNGMLLSKSLKLVAAFDHRHIFLDPDPDAAKSWEERQRLFDLPVSSWNDYDKALISKGGGVFPRSLKSIPLSEEARAVLGIGASEIDPDSLITAILCSPVDLLWFGGIGTYVKASAENNVQVGDPTNDGLRISGNELRVKVVGEGANLGVTQAGRIEFADRGGRINADFIDNSAGVDCSDNEVNIKIALAAAKRAGKLSEPQRVELLRSMTDEVGALVLEDNRLQALALSIAQRGGAQVMPSHIRLIETLEEGGHLDRRTEGLADNDVLARRAQDGRGLTRPELAVLLSSGKLVLQAAIEGSDLPADPSLSDMLIATFPQAMQKKYARFIKGHRLANEIIATKLANRIVNRLGIVTPFELAEEEGATLAQIAAAFALAEKLFGLDALWEQLEIAPMAETARVALFEMVANSVRGHMADLLRAGAGRIAPSELAARLEKGIAALSTDTVELLGERTLAHSRKLRTGLTDLGAPEDVAGQVANLFDLDGAVGVAALASETGIAPRKLVTAFTRIGAGLGLDWAQASAAMMSPSDPWERLLVAGLARDFQQMRLDFLRTMARTKVGKSDPLAATEEWGRDHLGALENFRAVVHRAENAVAVSPAMLAQIASQARNLLAR, encoded by the coding sequence ATGAGCGCAGGCGAACTGACCGTTTCCGGCAAGAACCGGACTGCTACCGACAAGGCTGGCGACAAGGCCGGCACGAAGAAGCAGGGCGGCAAGGCGGCCACTGCTCGTAAACCTTCCGAAATCCATGAGGCGATCGTCGAAGAGGTGCGCGGCGCGCTCCTTCCAGGCGACGGCCCCGATGATGCCGGGCCCGAGGGCGGCTGGATCGACGAGGCCGCGCGGTTCCTGCTGGCGGCGGCGCAGCAGCGCACTACCGGACAACCGGTGATCGAACTGGCCTCCGCCAGCGAGGAGCGGCGCTTGATGCGCATCGCGCTGGTCAACGACGACATGCCCTTCCTGGTCGATTCGGTCGCTGCGGCGATTGCCGAGGCGGGCCTTGTGATCGACCGTCTCGTCCACCCGGTGGTGCCGGTGCTGCGGGATGCGAAGGGCAAGCTGATCGGCCTACCGGGCGACGCGGCCGATGCGACGGGCCGCGAATCGATGATCTACGTCGAGACCCCGCGCGCCGATGCGCGCCAACGCCGCGAACTGCTGCGCTCGCTGGAAACCACGCTGGCCGACGTACGCGCCGCCGTGGCCGACTGGCCGCAGATGGTCGAGACGATGCGCGCCGATGCCGAGCGGATCGATACGGCTGTGATCGACAAGGAAGGCGCGGAATTGCTGCGCTGGTTCGCCGGCGGAATGCTCACCCAGCTGGGCCACGTCACCCGCACGCGCGACGGGGTGCGGTCCGAGCGCCTCGGCGTGTGCCGGATCGACGATGAGGATGTCCTTTCCGACGTCAGCTACACCCGTGCCTTCGAGGCTTTCGACGCTGCGCTGGTGCAGGGCAATGTCCATGCGCCGATGGCGATCAAGGCCAACCGCATCGCCACCGTCCACCGCCGCGTGCCGATCGACCTGTTCCTGGTGCCGGTGATCGAAGCGGACAAGGTCACCGCGCTTTCGGTCCACGTCGGCATGTGGACCAGCGCCGCGCTGGCCGCCCCGCCAGACCGGGTGCCGCGCCTGCGCGGACAGCTGGCGGCCTTCTCGCAGCGTCTCGAACTCGATCCGACCGGCCACACCGGCAAGGCCCTGGCCCATGCCCTGACCAGCCTGCCGCATGATCTGGTGATGGGATTGGGCGAGGCCGACGTCGAGCGGCTGGCGATGACGATGACCGGCCTGGTCGACCGTCCGCGCCCGCGCCTGCTCATCACCCGCTCGCCGCTGATGCGCCACATCTTCGCCTTCGTGTGGCTGCCGCGCGACATGCTTTCCACCCAGATGCAGCGCCGCATCCAGGGCATGATCGAGGAGGCCGCGCAGGCGCCCACGCTCGACTGGAGCCTGCAGGTCGAAGCCGGTAATCTGGCCATGCTGCGCTACACTCTCGACGTGCGCGAGGGGAACCACGAACCCTCCGAGGCAGACCTCGACAGTGCCCTGCAACTGCTGCTGCGCGGCTGGACCGAGGCGGTCGAGGCGGCGCTGGCACCGGTGCTGGAGGCCGGCCGCGCCGCAGCGGTGGCCGGGCGTTATGCCGAAGCATTCCCGATGGGCTATCGCAGCGACTACGGTGCGTCCGAAGCCGCCCTCGACATCGCTCATTTGCGCCGCGCCGCTTCGGGCGAGGTAAGCGAGGGCAACCGCGACGTGCGGCTTCATGCGCGCGACGACGATGGGGCCGGGCAACTGCGCCTCAAGATCTATCAGTCCGAAGGCATGCTGCCGCTGTCCGACGCGGTACCGGCGCTGGAGAACTTCGGTTTCCGCGTGCTGGGCGAAGTGCCGACGTCGCTCGACAAGGGCAAGCTGGGCACGATCCACGATTTCACGCTGGAACTGCAGGGCGCCCGCCCGGCGCATGAGGTTCTGGAACTGGCGCCGATGATCGAGGACGCGCTGCGCGCCGTACTTAACGGTGGCGGCGAAAATGACGCCTTCAACCGCCTCGTGCCCGGCCTCGGCCTGAACAGCGTCGAGGCCAACTGGCTGCGTGCCTGGTATCGCTATTTGCGTCAGGCGGGCACGCATTTCGGCATTCCCACCGTGGTCGATGCGCTGCTGGGCGCGCCCACCGTCACGCGCGGGATCGTCGACCTGTTCGAGGCGATCCACGACCCGGCCTTCGAAGGCGACCGCGCGCGTGCCCGCAAGGATGCCGAGGAAGCGATCCGCACCGGCCTTGCCGGCGTGGGCGCCATCAACGACGACCGTTTGCTGCGCGCCTTCCGCGACATCGTGCTGGCCATGCTGCGCACAAATGCCTTTGCTGCGGCGGGCCATGCGGCGCTGGCCTTCAAGTTCGATTCCGCGCTTGTCCCCGGCCTGCCCAAGCCAGTGCCGTGGCGCGAGATTTTCGTCTATTCGCAGCGGGTGGAGGGTATCCACCTGCGCGCCGGACCGATCGCACGCGGCGGCCTGCGCTGGTCCGACCGACGCGACGATTTCCGCGTCGAAATCCTGGGCCTGATGAAGGCGCAGCGCGTGAAGAACGCGGTCATCGTGCCGACCGGCGCGAAGGGCGGCTTCTATCCCAAGCTGCTGCCAGATCCCTCTCGCGACCGCGCTGCATGGGCCGCCGAAGGGCAGGGCTCTTATGAGGTCTTCGTCGATACCCTGCTGTCGATCACCGACAACATCGTGGCCGACAAGGTGGTCCACCCCGAAGGCGTGGTGATCCTCGACGGCGAGGACCCGTACTTCGTGGTCGCCGCAGATAAGGGCACGGCGAAGTTCTCCGACGTTGCCAACGGCATTGCCGAGGGCCGCGACTTCTGGCTCGACGATGCGTTCGCCAGCGGCGGCTCCAACGGCTACGACCACAAGGCCATGGGCATCACCGCGAAGGGCGCCTGGCTTTCGGTGCAGCGCCACTTCCTGGAAATGGGCGTGGACGTGCAGGCCGATCCGGTCCGCGTGGTCGGCTGCGGTGACATGTCGGGCGACGTGTTCGGCAACGGGATGCTGCTGTCGAAGTCGCTGAAACTGGTGGCCGCGTTCGACCACCGCCACATCTTCCTCGATCCCGATCCCGATGCGGCGAAAAGCTGGGAGGAACGCCAGCGCCTGTTCGACCTGCCGGTTTCCAGCTGGAACGACTATGACAAGGCGCTGATCTCCAAGGGGGGCGGGGTGTTCCCTCGCAGCCTCAAGTCGATCCCGCTGAGCGAGGAAGCCCGCGCCGTGCTGGGCATCGGTGCCAGCGAGATCGACCCCGATTCGCTGATCACCGCGATCCTGTGTTCGCCGGTCGACCTGCTGTGGTTCGGCGGCATCGGCACATACGTGAAGGCTTCCGCCGAGAACAACGTGCAGGTGGGCGATCCAACCAATGACGGCCTGCGCATCAGCGGTAACGAACTGCGCGTCAAGGTCGTGGGCGAAGGCGCCAACCTGGGCGTGACCCAGGCCGGGCGCATCGAATTTGCCGATCGCGGCGGGCGTATCAACGCCGACTTCATCGACAATTCGGCCGGGGTCGACTGCTCGGACAACGAGGTCAACATCAAGATCGCGCTGGCCGCGGCCAAGCGGGCGGGCAAGCTGTCCGAGCCGCAGCGCGTGGAACTGCTGCGCTCGATGACCGACGAAGTCGGCGCGCTGGTGCTGGAGGACAACCGCCTTCAGGCGCTGGCGCTCTCGATCGCGCAGCGCGGCGGGGCGCAGGTCATGCCTTCGCACATCCGCCTGATCGAGACGCTGGAGGAAGGCGGCCATCTTGACCGGCGTACCGAAGGCCTTGCCGACAACGACGTGCTGGCGCGCCGCGCGCAGGACGGGCGCGGGCTGACCCGGCCCGAACTGGCAGTGCTGCTTTCCAGCGGCAAGCTGGTGCTGCAGGCCGCGATCGAGGGCAGTGACTTGCCCGCCGATCCCAGCTTGTCGGACATGCTGATCGCCACCTTCCCGCAGGCCATGCAGAAGAAGTACGCGCGCTTCATCAAGGGCCACCGTCTGGCGAACGAGATCATCGCCACCAAGCTGGCCAACCGCATCGTCAACCGGCTGGGCATCGTCACCCCGTTCGAACTGGCCGAGGAGGAGGGCGCCACGCTTGCCCAGATCGCCGCGGCCTTCGCGCTGGCCGAAAAGCTGTTCGGGCTGGACGCGCTGTGGGAGCAGCTTGAAATTGCCCCCATGGCCGAGACGGCGCGTGTGGCTCTGTTCGAAATGGTGGCCAACTCGGTGCGCGGCCACATGGCCGACCTGCTGCGCGCGGGCGCAGGCCGGATCGCGCCGTCCGAGCTGGCGGCGCGGTTGGAGAAGGGCATCGCTGCCCTCTCCACCGACACCGTCGAACTGCTGGGCGAACGTACCCTGGCCCACTCGCGCAAGCTGCGCACGGGCCTGACCGATCTTGGTGCACCCGAGGACGTGGCGGGCCAGGTGGCGAACCTGTTCGACCTCGACGGGGCCGTGGGCGTAGCGGCACTTGCCAGCGAAACGGGCATTGCCCCGCGCAAGCTGGTCACCGCCTTCACCCGCATCGGCGCCGGGCTGGGCCTTGACTGGGCGCAGGCGAGCGCGGCCATGATGAGCCCGTCCGATCCGTGGGAGCGCCTGCTGGTCGCGGGCCTTGCGCGCGATTTCCAGCAGATGCGCCTCGACTTCCTGCGCACCATGGCGCGGACCAAGGTAGGCAAGAGCGATCCGCTGGCCGCCACCGAGGAGTGGGGCCGCGACCATCTGGGCGCGCTCGAAAACTTCCGTGCGGTGGTTCACCGGGCGGAGAACGCAGTGGCGGTCTCTCCGGCGATGCTCGCGCAGATCGCCAGCCAGGCGCGCAACCTGCTGGCGCGGTAA